A single Acidaminococcus sp. DNA region contains:
- a CDS encoding iron-containing alcohol dehydrogenase gives MLGDFTFCNPTKLYFGEHALENLPEELKKYGNNVVLTYGGGSIKKNGIYDEVRKVLKDAGKTVTEISGVMPNPTVAKLKEGVQIARKAKADFILAVGGGSVIDYSKALSVSVNYDGDPWEKYYLKFEEPECETLPVGAVLTMVGTGSEMNSCAVITNPEQKLKIGHTFGDEKIMPCFAILNPRYTMTLPHYQMVSGIYDIFNHICEQYFSGYDDNASDYIAEGLMRSVIHSGRVANKDPQNYEARSNLMWTATWALNTLIGKGKTADWMVHMLGQAVGAVTNATHGMTLAAVSMPYYRYIMPYGLKKFVRFAENVWHVDPKGKMDEEIAEDGLDAMEQWMREIGVVMNITELGAKESMIPELVKSTIILKGGYKVLDEKEIAEIFRKSL, from the coding sequence ATGCTTGGAGATTTTACTTTCTGTAACCCTACAAAGCTTTATTTCGGAGAACATGCCCTGGAGAATCTGCCTGAAGAACTGAAAAAATACGGAAACAATGTCGTCCTGACATACGGCGGCGGTTCCATCAAGAAAAACGGCATCTATGATGAAGTCAGGAAGGTGCTTAAAGACGCAGGAAAGACCGTAACTGAAATTAGCGGCGTCATGCCGAACCCGACAGTCGCAAAACTTAAGGAAGGCGTACAGATTGCACGGAAAGCCAAGGCGGATTTCATTCTTGCCGTAGGCGGCGGTTCCGTCATTGACTATTCCAAAGCGCTTTCCGTTTCCGTAAACTATGATGGCGATCCCTGGGAAAAATATTACCTGAAGTTTGAAGAACCGGAGTGCGAGACCCTCCCTGTCGGCGCCGTCCTGACCATGGTCGGCACCGGTTCGGAAATGAATTCCTGTGCCGTCATCACCAATCCGGAACAGAAGCTCAAAATCGGCCATACCTTCGGTGATGAGAAAATCATGCCGTGCTTTGCCATCCTGAATCCGCGCTATACGATGACCCTTCCCCATTACCAGATGGTCTCCGGTATCTATGATATTTTCAATCATATCTGCGAACAGTATTTCTCCGGTTACGATGACAATGCGAGTGACTACATCGCCGAAGGATTGATGCGCTCTGTCATCCACTCCGGACGCGTTGCCAATAAAGACCCACAGAACTACGAAGCCCGGTCCAACCTGATGTGGACGGCTACCTGGGCACTCAACACGCTCATTGGCAAAGGAAAGACAGCAGACTGGATGGTTCACATGCTGGGACAGGCGGTCGGTGCCGTGACTAACGCTACGCACGGGATGACGCTGGCTGCGGTTTCTATGCCTTATTACAGATATATCATGCCATATGGTCTGAAGAAATTTGTCCGCTTTGCCGAAAATGTATGGCATGTAGATCCGAAGGGAAAGATGGACGAGGAAATCGCTGAGGATGGACTTGACGCCATGGAACAGTGGATGAGGGAAATCGGTGTCGTCATGAACATCACAGAGCTTGGTGCTAAGGAAAGCATGATTCCTGAACTTGTAAAAAGCACCATCATTCTGAAGGGCGGTTACAAGGTTCTCGACGAAAAAGAAATTGCGGAGATTTTCAGAAAGAGTCTGTGA